A stretch of the Capsicum annuum cultivar UCD-10X-F1 chromosome 10, UCD10Xv1.1, whole genome shotgun sequence genome encodes the following:
- the LOC107844942 gene encoding RING-H2 finger protein ATL52-like, whose translation MDSLRAPSISTSTYFYAPLIISMIGIISSALALLIYHLVLTKYCLLRSNSSQTLNSIQRSTNQEAELPIGVDKTVLEKIPIISYNAIHKKGKLFRVDQTECAVCLGELEDKELVRLLPNCRHAFHVPCIDKWFVEHSSCPICRAPVTDIETRVMYLLDLLSEINLNGENVSSSTTTSTLQPHDVLRHCVSMIMSKERRSTTLPPQKIRRSLSMDFTNYNHEEDYSSLRSKSSKLLRSLSRLGRGKGNQIIPY comes from the coding sequence ATGGACAGCCTAAGAGCACCTTCAATCTCAACTTCAACATATTTTTATGCCCCTCTAATTATCTCCATGATAGGCATAATTTCCTCAGCATTAGCATTATTAATATACCACTTGGTCTTAACCAAATATTGTCTTCTAAGAAGTAATTCATCACAAACATTAAACAGTATTCAAAGATCAACAAACCAAGAAGCTGAATTACCCATAGGAGTAGACAAAACAGTCTTGGAAAAAATCCCTATCATATCTTATAATGCAATTCATAAAAAGGGCAAATTATTTCGTGTAGATCAAACTGAGTGTGCTGTTTGCTTGGGTGAATTGGAAGATAAAGAATTGGTTCGATTGTTGCCTAATTGTCGACACGCTTTCCACGTACCGTGCATCGACAAGTGGTTCGTGGAGCACTCGAGTTGCCCCATTTGTCGTGCTCCAGTCACGGACATAGAGACACGTGTCATGTATTTATTGGATCTACTATCGGAGATTAACTTAAACGGAGAAAATgtttcttcttctactactactTCAACTTTACAACCTCATGACGTGCTTCGACATTGTGTATCGATGATAATGTCTAAAGAGAGGAGATCAACAACATTGCCACCACAAAAAATTAGGAGATCATTGTCTATGGATTTCACTAATTATAATCACGAAGAAGATTATTCATCATTAAGGAGCAAATCGTCCAAGTTATTGAGATCATTGTCTCGGCTTGGTAGGGGAAAGGGAAACCAAATTATTCCCTACTGA